Proteins encoded together in one Neobacillus sp. FSL H8-0543 window:
- a CDS encoding CapA family protein, translated as MNKKFIVSSVLIISTCIILASVMLIQQQKNSAVQAEVHPAKEHSLREQFILGRSITEKLTIGAIGDILIHDTVYNDAFNGTKYNFNPMFENVNGVLQKPDILTANQESMLGGLDIGVSSYPTFNSPHEVADALVNTGVDIVSLANNHTLDKGERGILSATEYLNSIGLPHVGSFLNEQDRQNLRILNKNGIKLAFLSYTYGTNGIPVPDGKDFLVNLINRDIMKEEIHRAKEQADVVVMSIHWGNEYQLYPTDEQKDLANFLANEGVDIIFGSHPHVLQPMDWIETEDGRKTFVIYSLGNFISGQSLDYKDIGGMATVEITKHVSEQETTIELSNPAFFPTYVTNQRYKNYRVVPLESAGSHGLKNAAAKYEEIKEHMVQWLR; from the coding sequence ATGAATAAAAAATTTATCGTTTCATCAGTACTTATCATCTCAACATGCATCATCTTAGCTTCCGTCATGCTCATTCAGCAGCAAAAAAACTCTGCTGTTCAAGCGGAGGTACATCCTGCAAAAGAACATTCCCTTCGAGAGCAATTTATATTAGGACGGAGTATTACTGAAAAACTTACTATTGGAGCCATTGGTGATATCCTTATTCATGACACTGTTTATAATGACGCCTTTAATGGAACGAAATATAATTTTAATCCTATGTTTGAAAATGTTAATGGTGTACTTCAAAAACCTGATATTTTAACCGCTAATCAGGAAAGTATGTTAGGCGGATTAGATATTGGTGTTTCCAGTTATCCCACCTTTAATAGCCCGCATGAAGTGGCGGATGCCCTAGTAAATACTGGTGTAGATATTGTTTCCCTTGCAAATAATCACACTTTGGATAAAGGAGAAAGAGGGATACTTTCAGCTACAGAATATTTAAACAGTATAGGTTTGCCGCATGTTGGTAGCTTTTTAAATGAACAGGATCGCCAAAACTTAAGAATCTTGAATAAAAATGGCATCAAACTTGCCTTTCTATCCTACACCTATGGGACAAATGGTATTCCTGTTCCAGATGGAAAGGACTTTCTGGTCAATCTTATCAATCGCGATATCATGAAGGAAGAGATTCATCGTGCTAAGGAACAAGCAGATGTTGTTGTTATGAGTATTCATTGGGGAAATGAATACCAGCTATACCCGACGGATGAACAAAAAGATTTGGCTAATTTCCTTGCAAATGAAGGAGTTGACATTATCTTTGGATCCCACCCCCACGTATTGCAGCCAATGGATTGGATTGAAACGGAGGATGGACGAAAAACCTTTGTGATTTATTCATTAGGTAATTTCATTTCAGGTCAATCACTGGACTATAAGGATATCGGCGGCATGGCAACAGTAGAAATAACTAAACATGTTTCAGAGCAGGAAACGACTATTGAATTATCAAATCCAGCTTTCTTTCCCACATATGTCACAAATCAAAGATATAAAAATTACCGGGTGGTTCCATTAGAATCAGCAGGTTCACACGGTCTAAAAAATGCAGCAGCGAAATATGAAGAAATAAAAGAACATATGGTACAGTGGCTCCGTTAA
- a CDS encoding type II CAAX endopeptidase family protein produces the protein MKQMKYEGLFLCLLFILFTYLFSRSYYMVFFLSLFILLLLLGFFKEKNRLFSWLIISFFSGHLILFYFDIFLDGAHLTPYKQLIVSQLLLIIPIITSYYVIMKFKIKISHYITVPSLSLFRAVPIKVFLLTLSIIGLGSLLVYFNRHGGTKTFFSLLLFSSTRAIFEEIIWRGILLTHIIKITNARIGILVTSIGFGINTTMYGFSLHLTFVYILMGLLFGLLTVKSNSILPAIFVHAFVIILLFIGGYLSIPI, from the coding sequence ATGAAACAAATGAAGTATGAGGGTCTTTTCCTTTGTTTATTATTTATTCTCTTTACCTATTTATTTAGCAGAAGCTATTACATGGTATTTTTCCTATCCCTTTTTATATTATTACTTCTACTTGGCTTTTTTAAGGAAAAAAATCGCCTTTTTTCCTGGTTGATTATTTCATTCTTTAGTGGTCATTTGATCCTTTTTTACTTTGATATATTCTTAGATGGAGCCCATTTAACTCCATATAAACAGCTAATTGTCAGTCAACTGTTATTAATCATCCCAATTATTACCAGTTATTATGTTATCATGAAATTCAAAATAAAGATAAGTCATTATATTACGGTACCTTCTTTAAGCTTATTTCGGGCGGTGCCAATCAAGGTCTTTCTTTTGACGCTTTCAATCATCGGTCTTGGTAGCCTTCTAGTGTATTTTAATCGTCATGGTGGTACCAAAACATTTTTTTCACTTTTATTATTCTCAAGCACCCGCGCTATTTTTGAGGAGATCATCTGGCGGGGGATTCTGTTAACGCATATTATTAAAATAACTAATGCCAGAATAGGCATACTTGTCACAAGTATTGGCTTTGGAATTAACACGACAATGTATGGATTTTCGTTACATCTAACGTTTGTTTATATCTTAATGGGACTTCTTTTTGGCCTTTTAACGGTTAAGTCAAATAGTATCCTGCCTGCCATTTTTGTGCATGCATTTGTAATAATCCTTTTATTTATCGGTGGTTATCTGTCTATTCCTATTTAA